The following proteins come from a genomic window of Aspergillus luchuensis IFO 4308 DNA, chromosome 3, nearly complete sequence:
- a CDS encoding MDR family MFS transporter (COG:G;~EggNog:ENOG410QE2U;~InterPro:IPR020846,IPR011701,IPR036259;~PFAM:PF07690;~TransMembrane:14 (i48-75o87-107i114-134o140-165i172-191o203-223i243-264o276-296i316-338o350-372i379-396o408-428i440-464o517-536i);~go_function: GO:0022857 - transmembrane transporter activity [Evidence IEA];~go_process: GO:0055085 - transmembrane transport [Evidence IEA]) gives MERSDSISLPSIEAQQPQGQVTDKNETKDNSQNAAITASQYPSGIKSYLAVATLCLAIFLVTLDSTIIATATPYISDDFHSLGDVGWYSSVYTMVICTTQLLFGKLLARYSVRWIYSISMLFFLVGSAVCGAAPNSHSLIIGRAIAGVGCSGLLVAAFSLVPILVAPAKRPILLGLLSGSRGLATTFGPLIGGVLTEKVSWRWNFYINLPIGAVIQIAFFFLVHPPKRDHEAFTSWTEFLKTLDLFGLVALLPSIVCLLLALQWGGLKYAWQDARVVVLLVLAGILAIAFISVEIWQGPNAMLPSRVFTQRTVSAASFFGFCTVSAIFVLTYYLPIWFQGVKSATPIQSGIWTLPWVITSTIVSLAGGILMSKVGHPDIFMGIAIIFGAVGSGLFTTFTVDTPTGEWIGYQIIFAISSSLCSVTPLMVAQQALPLKDIPIGSGLVMFSQTVGASIFVAVAQALFTNELSAGLRGTAVGDGLDVSGLLSGGISTLTEGLAGEAKRAVLVVLNEALTRSWQLAVVLECVAVIGVLAVVHGMRMKRVTAVTSS, from the exons GCCCAGCAACCTCAAGGACAGGTCACTGACAAGAACGAGACCAAAGACAACAGTCAGAATGCAGCCATTACAGCTTCTCAATACCCTTCAGGGATCAAATCCTATCTCGCAGTTGCAACCTTGTGTCTGGCAATCTTCCTCGTCACCTTG GAcagcaccatcatcgccacaGCGACGCCCTACATCTCTGACGACTTCCACTCGCTGGGCGATGTCGGCTGGTACAGCAGCGTCTACACCATGGTCATCTGCACGACccagctcctcttcggcaAGCTCCTTGCCCGCTACTCCGTCCGCTGGATTTACAGCATCTCAATGCTATTCTTCCTCGTAGGATCCGCCGTCTGCGGCGCAGCGCCCAACTCGCACTCCCTCATTATCGGCCGCGCCATCGCCGGCGTAGGCTGCTCAGGACTCCTAGTCGCGGCCTTCTCTCTCGTTCCCATCCTCGTTGCCCCAGCCAAAcgccccatcctcctcggtcTTCTCTCAGGATCCCGCGGACTCGCCACGACATTCGGACCTTTGATCGGAGGTGTCCTCACCGAGAAGGTCTCCTGGCGGTGGAACTTCTACATCAACCTCCCCATAGGCGCCGTCATCCaaatcgccttcttcttcctcgtccatcCACCAAAACGAGACCACGAGGCCTTCACCTCCTGGACCGAGTTCCTCAAGACCCTCGACCTCTTCGGCCTCGTAgctctcctcccatccatcgtctgcctcctcctcgccctccaaTGGGGCGGTCTCAAATACGCCTGGCAAGACGCCCGAGTCGTCGTCCTGCTAGTTCTCGCAGGCATCCTCGCCATCGCATTCATCAGCGTGGAGATATGGCAAGGTCCCAACGCCATGCTCCCATCGAGGGTATTCACCCAACGCACCGTCTCAGCAGCAtccttcttcggcttctgcACCGTCAGcgccatcttcgtcctcacaTATTACCTTCCCAT CTGGTTCCAAGGCGTCAAATCCGCGACCCCGATCCAATCCGGCATTTGGACCCTCCCATGGGTAATAACCAGCACGATCGTCTCTCTAGCGGGCGGGATCCTAATGTCTAAAGTCGGCCACCCGGACATATTCATGGGGATCGCCATAATTTTCGGCGCCGTGGGCTCAGGCCTCTTCACCACATTCACTGTCGACACGCCCACAGGGGAATGGATCGGATATCAAATCATCTTTGCCATATCGTCCAGTCTGTGTAGTGTCACCCCGTTGATGGTGGCGCAGCAGGCACTTCCCTTGAAGGATATTCCGATTGGGTCGGGATTGGTGATGTTTTCGCAGACGGTGGGGGC GTCCATATTCGTCGCTGTCGCCCAAGCGCTCTTCACGAACGAGCTCAGTGCCGGGTTAAGGGGGACTGCAGTGGGTGATGGACTTGACGTGAGTGGGTTGTTGTCTGGGGGGATTTCGACCCTTACGGAGGGGTTGGCTGGGGAAGCGAAGCgggcggtgttggtggtgttgaatgAGGCGTTGACGAGGTCGTGGCAGTTGGCTGTGGTGTTGGAGTGCGTGGCGGTTATTGGGgtgttggcggtggtgcatgggatgagaatgaagagggTTACTGCTGTTACTAGCAGCTAA
- a CDS encoding uncharacterized protein (COG:S;~EggNog:ENOG410Q1YG;~SECRETED:SignalP(1-30)), with the protein MMRSGLQKPGAIPFLALLVFSLFSLVPSFAKEWDFYNVNLGYIGYRNDVRHVSRVKDNWADVRTRSRVSGSSWKPWLLDGYYQGFYERKARPRRCAVDAPSRSSFEAAAVFDTDPLAFPARESSAFTRGVRAFKALVIRQPDESQLHPTFAAEGDAIEQLPTRLSALANFSVTPAAPLDDGPFGVSPTRNSMIPATSSVVDVSRWLLGLSRASWQQVCRAGSEYLENMTAWQARQPNFDLSQHDNHTTSSHPTVPHNQTPREQPIPPKAVVVNNRDDTADDASQSASTPIATPPPPALSPNSTAPTAGQSKVAGFQQETEHMRRGSCMAIVIGLVVGVMWF; encoded by the exons ATGATGCGGTCGGGGCTTCAGAAACCTGGGGCCATTCCATTTCTTGCTCTCTTGGTCTTTTCGCTATTTAGTTTGGTGCCGTCGTTCGCAAAGGAATGGGATTTCTACAACGTCAACCTGGGGTATATTGGCTATCGCAATGACGTTCGAC ATGTCTCTCGGGTAAAAGATAACTGGGCCGATGTTCGAACAAGATCTCGGGTTTCTGGGAGTAGCTGGAAGCCATGGCTCCTAGATGGATATTATCAGGGGTTCTATGAGCGCAAAGCCCGTCCGCGACGTTGTGCGGTGGACGCGCCGTCTCGGAGCTCTTTTGAGGCTGCTGCCGTCTTCGATACCGATCCTTTGGCATTTCCGGCCCGAGAATCCTCGGCTTTCACTCGGGGAGTCCGCGCTTTTAAGGCATTGGTTATCAGGCAGCCGGATGAGTCGCAGTTACATCCAACCTTTGCAGCGGAGGGTGATGCCATCGAGCAATTGCCTACGCGACTCAGTGCCCTCGCCAATTTCTCAGTTACACCAGCTGCTCCTCTCGACGACGGACCTTTCGGGGTGTCGCCTACCCGCAATTCCATGATACCAGCCACCAGCAGCGTGGTTGATGTATCTCGATGGTTGCTAGGGTTGTCCCGTGCCTCATGGCAGCAGGTCTGCCGCGCGGGGAGCGAGTATCTGGAGAACATGACTGCTTGGCAAGCCCGCCAGCCCAACTTCGACCTCTCACAACACGacaaccacaccacctcctcacaTCCAACAGTCCCACATAACCAAACACCCCGCGAACAACCTATACCCCCGAAAGCAGTAGTCGTGAATAATCGCGACGACACCGCTGACGACGCCAGTCAATCAGCATCTACACCAATCGCCACGCCGCCCCCGCCGGCTCTCTCCCCCAACAGCACCGCACCGACTGCCGGACAGTCCAAAGTCGCGGGATTCCAGCAGGAGACCGAGCACATGCGCCGGGGTAGCTGCATGGCCATAGTGATCGGCCTAGTGGTGGGCGTGATGTGGTTTTAA
- the erg27 gene encoding protein erg27 (COG:S;~EggNog:ENOG410PN1T;~InterPro:IPR023410,IPR000308,IPR036815;~TransMembrane:1 (o45-65i)): MDMTNLAVDCPVIETGSLALWMASSEVDQKALGNFAAMTGLENPFLSAMLYKILGLSVMLSKKLLRARRLRRLDPTRETKSLHLYYHIIWLSREGLLILEEFVLPLVEGCMELKILAYKLRASFYHIFVLFQNQPAVHTPGIVSLPSSTPLSNGVTEAESPSKDSNSRYSFQLKPDTITVSGKPSSASDSAPRGKVTQAPPGFALVQPPKSTSSFLLPALDYTPTATACFNHAALLADQFLPGSHPLRLSIKLEFAAYLYDCLHDAHACRRLAKQAIADVYNAQEGMDDESFEDAAEIVGILGKMVKRGRNASSAGNSTTALKTPREERSEGTRTPSSQTTSKKPAARVPKSSSSPARATKPTTSEGISPAVPDPTMMNPI, from the coding sequence ATGGATATGACTAACTTGGCAGTCGATTGCCCTGTGATAGAAACCGGCTCCCTTGCTTTGTGGATGGCTTCCTCCGAAGTGGACCAGAAGGCCTTGGGCAACTTTGCGGCCATGACGGGCCTCGAGAACCCGTTCCTGTCCGCGATGCTGTACAAGATTCTCGGGTTGTCTGTTATGCTATCAAAGAAACTCCTCCGTGCACGACGATTGCGACGTCTGGACCCGACTCGGGAGACCAAATCGCTTCATCTTTATTACCATATCATCTGGCTTTCCCGCGAGGGTCTTTTGATATTAGAGGAGTTTGTCCTGCCCCTGGTTGAGGGATGTATGGAACTCAAGATTTTAGCCTACAAGTTGCGCGCCTCCTTCTATCATATATTCGTCCTGTTTCAGAATCAGCCTGCTGTCCACACGCCGGGTATCGTCAGCCTGCCCAGTAGTACACCTCTATCCAATGGCGTTACTGAAGCCGAGTCACCATCCAAAGATTCCAATTCGCGATACTCATTCCAGCTGAAGCCCGATACGATAACGGTTTCCGGGAAGCCCAGTTCCGCCTCGGATAGTGCGCCACGAGGCAAGGTTACGCAGGCACCCCCGGGCTTCGCGCTGGTTCAACCGCCCAAGTCGACCTCCTCGTTCCTCCTCCCTGCACTCGACTACACCCCCACCGCTACCGCATGCTTCAATCATGCTGCACTCTTGGCGGATCAGTTCCTCCCAGGCTCGCACCCGCTCCGCCTGTCCATCAAACTCGAATTTGCTGCCTACCTCTACGATTGCCTACATGACGCCCATGCCTGTCGACGGTTGGCCAAGCAAGCCATTGCCGATGTGTACAATGCGCAGGAGGGCATGGACGACGAGAGCTTCGAGGATGCGGCTGAGATTGTGGGGATTTTGGGCAAGATGGTGAAGCGGGGAAGGAACGCAAGCAGTGCGGGAAATAGCACCACAGCGTTGAAAACACCTCGGGAGGAGCGTAGTGAGGGCACTCGAACGCCATCCTCTCAGACAACGTCGAAGAAGCCGGCAGCGCGAGTGCCGAAAAGCAGCTCCTCTCCGGCGCGCGCAACCAAACCGACGACTAGCGAGGGCATATCACCCGCTGTGCCGGACCCCACCATGATGAATCCCATATGA
- the PPN1 gene encoding endopolyphosphatase (BUSCO:EOG09262645;~COG:I;~EggNog:ENOG410QE5S), producing MVDKFTEVFGGKDTIPIVPTFGNNDVMPHNIMKTGPNRWTKKYREVWHKFIPEHQRHSFVEGGWFVFEVIPDELAVISLNTLYFFDSNSAVDGCDAKSEPGYEHMEWLRIQLEMLRTRDMKAILIGHVPPARSGSKRSWDETCWQKYTLYVNRFRDVVVGSAYGHMNIDHFMLQDSRKVDITASSESIVSSDLYDDSGEISIQSRYDYLSSLRKDWSSLPSPPDGMPKGSFLADGWFEEEQEDATRSKSSNPKKKQKKFLKKIGGPWAERYSVSLVSPSVVPNFFPTLRVVEYNISGLETKISADAPTYNNLGMANVVHDEDGLSADKKKKKSKDKVPKPPSPTAPPGPAYSNQALTWLGYTQYFANLTEINRQMAQRHQTSADEFSDSDQDNGARELNLADVFTFEVEYDTRNDKIYKMEDLTVRSFFKLAKRIAKNKAGKNDIWVEDATAGELDANASGTVDDIGDELEVEKKKKKKHKKPKNRTWRAFLERAFVGTLDRDELDDIE from the coding sequence ATGGTGGACAAATTCACCGAGGTCTTTGGCGGAAAGGACACCATCCCCATTGTTCCGACTTTCGGGAATAACGATGTAATGCCGCATAATATCATGAAGACCGGTCCGAACCGGTGGACGAAGAAGTACCGCGAAGTCTGGCACAAGTTTATCCCCGAGCATCAACGTCATAGTTTTGTCGAAGGCGGCTGGTTTGTCTTCGAGGTGATCCCCGATGAGCTCGCAGTTATCAGCTTGAACACTCTATACTTCTTCGACTCCAATTCTGCCGTCGATGGGTGCGATGCGAAATCGGAGCCCGGCTATGAGCACATGGAGTGGCTTCGGATCCAACTGGAGATGCTGCGGACACGTGACATGAAAGCCATTTTGATAGGTCATGTTCCTCCGGCAAGATCTGGCAGCAAGCGCAGCTGGGATGAAACATGCTGGCAAAAGTATACACTATACGTGAACAGATTCCGTGACGTCGTCGTCGGCAGTGCATACGGGCACATGAATATCGATCATTTCATGCTGCAGGACAGTCGCAAAGTGGACATTACTGCCAGCAGTGAGTCGATTGTCTCGTCCGATCTTTACGATGACTCAGGAGAGATCTCCATCCAGTCTCGTTATGACTATCTATCCAGTCTCAGGAAAGACTGGTCTAGTCTACCGTCTCCACCTGATGGTATGCCGAAAGGCAGCTTTCTGGCAGATGGATGGTTCgaagaggaacaggaagatgCGACGCGCTCAAAGAGCTCAAatcccaagaagaagcagaagaagtttCTCAAAAAGATTGGCGGCCCCTGGGCCGAGAGGTACAGTGTGTCGTTAGTGTCACCGAGTGTGGTGCCGAACTTCTTTCCTACGCTGCGGGTAGTCGAGTATAACATTAGTGGCTTAGAGACCAAGATTTCGGCCGACGCCCCTACCTACAACAACCTGGGTATGGCGAACGTGGTccacgatgaggatggactTTCGgccgacaagaagaagaaaaagtccaAGGACAAGGTTCCCAAGCCCCCATCGCCGACTGCGCCTCCGGGGCCGGCATACTCTAACCAGGCATTGACCTGGCTTGGATACACTCAATACTTTGCCAATCTGACCGAGATCAACCGTCAGATGGCGCAACGCCACCAAACGTCGGCAGACGAATTCTCTGACTCTGACCAAGACAATGGCGCTCGTGAGCTGAATCTGGCAGATGTCTTTACGTTCGAGGTCGAATACGATACCCGAAATGACAAGATCTACAAGATGGAGGATCTCACCGTGCGGAGCTTCTTCAAGCTGGCGAAGCGAATTGCCAAGAACAAGGCGGGTAAAAACGATATCTGGGTTGAGGATGCGACCGCCGGAGAACTCGACGCGAATGCTTCTGGTACCGTCGACGATATCGGAGACGAATTAGAagtcgagaagaagaagaaaaagaagcatAAGAAGCCTAAGAATCGAACATGGAGAGCATTCTTGGAGAGAGCTTTTGTCGGAACTTTGGACCGTGACGAACTTGATGATATAGAATAA
- a CDS encoding DUF3237 domain-containing protein (COG:S;~EggNog:ENOG410PRQ7;~InterPro:IPR019350;~PFAM:PF11578), producing MSEFPTLQPAFTFKVTIDAPLGVGSASRQNSLQVVPMTGGTVQSAPGFSPALDAEFVGVGNDYIHADADGKHLRLDAHGVIKPKDGDDLIYLNYTGVCTLLPEVQAVFAGAAPDGSTPFNSAFTHITFETGSERYKELENRVFIAQGRFNIEKGKPTVVEYRVSQVVQG from the exons ATGTCCGAATTCCCTACCCTCCAGCCCGCCTTCACCTTCAAG GTCACAATCGATGCTCCGCTAGGCGTCG GCAGCGCATCTCGGCAGAACAGCCTGCAGGTCGTC CCCATGACCGGCGGCACTGTCCAGAGTGCGCCTGGATTCTCTCCTGCTCTTGACGCCGAGTTCGTCGGTGTTGGCAACGACTACATCCATGCGGATGCCGACGGCAAGCACCTGCGCCTGGATGCGCATGGTGTTATCAA GCCcaaggatggcgatgat CTCATCTACCTGAACTACACTGGTGTCTGCACCCTGCTTCCCGAAGTGCAGGCCGTTTTCGCCGGAGCTGCTCCTGATGGCTCGACTCCGTTCAACAGTGCTT TCACGCACATTACCTTCGAG ACCGGCAGCGAACGCTACAAGGAGCTCGAGAACCGCGTTTTCATCGCCCAGGGACGCTTCAACATCGAAAAGGGCAAGCCTACTGTGGTCGAGTACCGCGTCAGCCAGGTTGTCCAGGGCTGA
- the EMP24 gene encoding emp24/gp25L/p24 family protein (BUSCO:EOG09264FOM;~COG:U;~EggNog:ENOG410PHTG;~InterPro:IPR015720,IPR009038,IPR036598;~PFAM:PF01105;~SECRETED:SignalP(1-21);~TransMembrane:1 (n5-16c21/22o173-193i)), with the protein MRFSATTLLITALAWFTTVTAHNIQLRAHSRECFHESLHKDDKMTVSFQVGDREFGGSGNLEIDFWVEDPLGNRQYYKHAISSEDYSFNAHSDGKYVYCFSNEGWASNSKEVSFNVHGIVYVPESELAQDPLEAEVRKLSEALAQVKDEQSYIVVRERVHRNTAESTNARVKWWSIFQLAVLIGEGIFQVWWLKRFFEVKRVV; encoded by the exons ATGCGATTCTCCGCAACGACCCTCCTGATCACGGCGCTGGCGTGGTTCACCACCGTGACCGCACACAACATCCAGCTCCGGGCTCACTCCCGCGAATGCTTCCACGAGTCCTTGCACAAGGATGACAAGATGACCGTCTCCTTCCAAGTCGGAGACCGGGAATTCGGAGGCAGTGGCAACCTGGAGATCGATTTCTGG GTCGAGGACCCCCTTGGTAACCGTCAATACTACAAGCACGCCATCTCGTCGGAGGACTACTCGTTCAACGCGCACTCGGACGGCAAATACGTCTACTGCTTCAGCAACGAAGGATGGGCCTCGAACTCCAAGGAAGTCTCTTTCAACGTTCACGGAATTGTCTACGTTCCCGAATCGGAATTGGCGCAGGATCCCTTGGAGGCAGAAG TCCGCAAGCTGTCGGAGGCCCTGGCACAAGTTAAGGATGAGCAGTCGTACATTGTTGTGAGAGAGCGGGTTCACCGGAACACGGCCGAGAGCACCAACGCCCGTGTGAAGTGGTGGAGTATCTTCCAGCTGGCTGTGCTGATCGGAGAGGGTATTTTCCAGGTGTGGTGGCTCAAGAGATTCTTCGAG GTCAAGCGTGTTGTCTAG
- the bgt1 gene encoding 1,3-beta-glucanosyltransferase Bgt1 (CAZy:GH17;~COG:G;~EggNog:ENOG410PK2A;~InterPro:IPR017853,IPR000490;~PFAM:PF00332;~SECRETED:SignalP(1-20);~go_function: GO:0004553 - hydrolase activity, hydrolyzing O-glycosyl compounds [Evidence IEA];~go_process: GO:0005975 - carbohydrate metabolic process [Evidence IEA]) produces MRVSTSLLPALLAAIPAVSASGTLGLAIGNKNTDSSCKSTSDYEADFDALKSVTTIVRTYSASDCNLAQNIVPAAKAKGFKVVLGVWADYDQSFDQDFNALKQVVPGNEDVVSAITVGSEVLYRGTLTAQALLSKIQQVQNQFPSVTVGTVDSWNKFADGTADPIIQGGVTYLLANGFAYWQDVDINSAPSTYSYDMTQAENHIKQVAGANAGNIRFANGETGWPTDGGTDYGAAKASTQNAAQYYKSAVCPMLQKGTDVFYFEAFDEVWKPDSTGDNGQSMDEKHWGLFDADRKLKFDVTC; encoded by the exons ATGCGTGTCTCTACTAGCTTGCTTCCTGCCCTTTTGGCAGCAATCCCGGCTGTGTCCGCTAGTGGCACCCTGGGTCTCGCCATAGGTAATAAGAACACTGATTCCAGCTGCAAATCTACGAGTGATTACGAAGCCGACTTTGATGCTCTCAAAAGTGTGACGACTATAGTCCGCACATACTCAGCCAGTGACTGCAATCTTGCTCAGAACATCGTACCCGCTGCAAAGGCCAAGGGATTTAAAGTCGTTTTGGGAGTCTG GGCGGATTACGACCAGTCTTTTGACCAGGACTTCAACGCCCTGAAGCAGGTCGTCCCTGGGAATGAAGATGTCGTGTCTGCCATTACTGTAGGCTCTGAGGTTCTCTACCGCGGAACTCTCACTGCGCAGGCACTCCTGAGCAAAATCCAACAGGTGCAGAACCAGTTCCCCTCGGTCACCGTTGGCACCGTTGATAGCTGGAACAAATTCGCGGATGGCACTGCcgatcccatcatccaaggaGGGGTCACTTACCT TTTGGCCAATGGATTCGCCTACTGGCAGGATGTAGACATCAACAGTGCTCCCAGTACCTACTCCTATGACATGACGCAGGCAGAGAACCATATCAAGCAGGTTGCCGGAGCTAATGCGGGCAATATCCGCTTTGCAAATGGGGAAACTGGCTGGCCCACCG ACGGTGGAACCGATTATGGTGCTGCTAAAGCTAGTACCCAGAATGCTGCACAGTATTACAAATCAGCGGTATGTCCCATGCTGCAGAAGGGAACCGACGTCTTCTATTTCGAGGCCTTCGACGAGGTGTGGAAGCCCGACAGCACGGGTGACAATGGCCAGTCCATGGACGAGAAACACTGGGGACTTTTCGATGCCGACCGCAAGCTCAAGTTCGACGTGACCTGTTGA